In a single window of the Pseudomonas oryzihabitans genome:
- the folD gene encoding bifunctional methylenetetrahydrofolate dehydrogenase/methenyltetrahydrofolate cyclohydrolase FolD, whose amino-acid sequence MTAQLIDGKSIAARLRQDIAQRVSQRRSAGLRAPGLAVILVGDDPASRVYVAHKRKDCEEVGFDSYAHDLPASTSQAELEALIDRLNDDTSVDGILLQLPLPAHLDATTLLERIRTDKDVDGFHPYNLGRLAQRNPQLRPCTPKGIMTLLHSTGVDLYGLDAVVVGASNIVGRPMALELLLAGCTATVTHRFTRSLEHHVSQADLVVVAVGKPGLVKGEWIKPGAIVIDVGINRQADGRLVGDVEYESARERASWITPVPGGVGPMTRACLLENTLYAAEQLHS is encoded by the coding sequence ATGACCGCCCAACTGATCGACGGCAAGTCCATTGCCGCCCGCCTGCGCCAGGATATTGCCCAGCGAGTCTCTCAACGTCGTAGCGCCGGACTGCGCGCCCCTGGCCTCGCCGTCATCCTGGTCGGCGACGATCCCGCCTCGCGCGTCTATGTGGCGCACAAACGCAAGGATTGCGAAGAGGTAGGCTTCGACTCCTATGCCCATGACCTGCCGGCCAGCACCAGCCAGGCGGAGCTGGAAGCCCTGATCGACCGTCTCAATGACGACACCAGCGTCGATGGCATCCTCCTGCAGCTGCCCCTCCCCGCCCACCTGGATGCCACCACGCTGCTCGAACGCATCCGCACCGACAAGGACGTGGACGGCTTCCACCCCTATAACCTGGGCCGTCTGGCGCAGCGCAACCCCCAGCTGCGGCCCTGCACGCCCAAGGGCATCATGACCCTGCTGCACAGCACCGGTGTCGACCTCTATGGTCTGGATGCGGTGGTGGTCGGCGCTTCCAACATCGTTGGTCGCCCCATGGCGCTGGAACTGCTGCTGGCCGGCTGCACCGCCACGGTCACCCACAGATTCACCCGCTCCCTCGAACACCATGTCAGCCAGGCCGACCTGGTAGTGGTGGCCGTGGGCAAGCCGGGGTTGGTCAAGGGCGAATGGATCAAGCCCGGCGCCATCGTCATTGACGTCGGCATCAATCGCCAGGCCGACGGCCGCCTGGTTGGCGACGTGGAGTACGAAAGCGCGCGCGAACGTGCCAGCTGGATCACCCCGGTACCGGGCGGAGTCGGCCCCATGACGCGGGCTTGCCTGCTGGAAAACACCCTGTACGCTGCCGAACAGCTGCACAGCTAA
- a CDS encoding sulfite exporter TauE/SafE family protein: MEVGAIGFVIAGLVVGFIVGMTGVGGGSLMTPILLWFGINPAAAVGTDLLYAAITKAGGVFVHQRNRNIDWAVTGWLAAGSVPAALLTLLALALLPGDQHATNALIKQALGIVLLLTALAILFKRQIFAFASRHAGDRLHLSAGRLIALTVLTGAVLGFMVTLTSIGAGALGTVALFLLYPLMATRRLVGTEIAHAVPLTLVAGLGHAGLGNLDWHVLGFLLLGSLPGIFMGSHLSGRVPDKVLRPCLAIMLMLIGAKLVA, from the coding sequence ATGGAAGTAGGGGCAATAGGCTTCGTGATCGCGGGGCTGGTGGTGGGCTTCATCGTGGGCATGACCGGGGTAGGGGGCGGCTCCCTGATGACGCCCATCCTGCTCTGGTTCGGGATCAACCCGGCCGCTGCGGTGGGTACCGATCTGCTCTATGCCGCCATCACCAAGGCCGGTGGCGTCTTCGTCCATCAGCGCAATCGCAACATCGACTGGGCCGTGACCGGCTGGCTGGCCGCAGGCAGCGTACCGGCCGCGCTGCTGACGCTACTCGCCCTGGCGCTGTTGCCGGGCGATCAGCACGCCACCAATGCGCTGATCAAGCAGGCGCTGGGCATCGTGCTGCTGCTGACGGCCCTGGCCATCCTGTTCAAGCGGCAGATCTTTGCCTTCGCCAGTCGCCATGCCGGCGACAGACTGCACCTGAGTGCCGGTCGCCTCATCGCCCTGACGGTGCTGACCGGCGCAGTGCTGGGCTTCATGGTGACCCTGACCTCCATTGGCGCCGGGGCCTTGGGCACGGTCGCACTCTTTCTGCTCTATCCGTTGATGGCGACCCGGCGGCTGGTCGGCACCGAAATCGCCCATGCGGTCCCCCTGACCCTGGTGGCGGGGCTCGGTCATGCCGGCCTGGGCAATCTGGACTGGCACGTGCTGGGCTTTCTGCTGCTGGGTTCGCTACCGGGCATCTTCATGGGCAGTCATCTCTCCGGACGGGTGCCGGACAAGGTACTGCGGCCTTGCCTCGCGATCATGCTGATGCTCATCGGCGCCAAGCTGGTGGCGTGA
- a CDS encoding chemotaxis protein CheW produces MQTQGVVRIGDLEVAIAAQALERVVAWPERLVPHPSPASWMLGLFELDGRPLPLVDGHRLLGLPPVETPRRVAVIRQGGGRFGLSIDGVVDILNLAREAIVALQGAAGRLLGRIHLQPETGRIIHLLDLEVLAALPGFEASAEAPAGRHQAASADRKGERLYLLFECDGRRLCLDAAVVQELVDRPQLEPTEFASDSCRHHVQLRGQTLPVLELSTLLGLTTSTVHGREQLLVLAAGERGEYRVAFGFERLLGMWRRDPAQCAPLLDFGLEQPGLLRGVFSDADGESAVVLDHAALGRQEAAVAYARIYRTDRNLLDEERQRTRRQPCLSFLAGALFAVPLEQVAEVLPLPPRYLRLGQRDPRLLGLLEVRGQQITLVCLRTLAGETAVESAASDQVIVVQGERQRLGFVVQRVEAIESFTDLREDALARSWQLPEDGRLAAQRALSWVGIGTAGNSRQATLIDLLGLVRRFEGQASQQGLPVN; encoded by the coding sequence ATGCAGACCCAGGGCGTCGTGCGGATCGGTGACCTGGAAGTCGCCATCGCCGCCCAGGCCCTGGAGCGCGTAGTGGCCTGGCCGGAGCGCCTGGTGCCTCATCCCAGCCCGGCGTCCTGGATGCTCGGTCTCTTCGAGCTGGACGGGCGCCCGCTGCCCCTGGTCGACGGTCATCGCCTGTTGGGATTGCCCCCGGTGGAAACGCCGCGGCGGGTCGCCGTGATTCGTCAGGGCGGCGGCCGCTTCGGCCTGAGCATCGACGGCGTGGTGGATATCCTCAATCTCGCGCGCGAGGCCATCGTGGCGCTGCAGGGGGCAGCCGGTCGCCTGCTGGGGCGCATCCATCTGCAGCCGGAGACGGGACGGATCATCCACCTGCTGGATCTGGAGGTACTGGCGGCGTTGCCAGGTTTCGAGGCCAGCGCCGAGGCGCCGGCGGGTCGGCACCAGGCCGCCAGCGCGGACCGCAAAGGCGAGCGTCTCTATCTGCTGTTCGAGTGCGATGGCCGGCGCCTGTGCCTGGATGCGGCGGTGGTACAGGAGCTGGTGGATCGACCGCAGCTGGAGCCCACTGAGTTCGCCAGCGACAGCTGTCGCCATCACGTCCAGCTGCGTGGCCAGACGCTGCCGGTGCTCGAACTGTCCACGTTACTCGGCCTGACCACCTCGACGGTCCACGGTCGCGAGCAGTTGCTGGTGTTGGCCGCGGGCGAGCGGGGCGAGTACCGGGTGGCCTTCGGCTTCGAGCGCCTACTCGGCATGTGGCGCCGTGACCCGGCGCAGTGCGCGCCGCTGCTCGACTTCGGCCTGGAGCAGCCAGGGCTGTTGCGGGGGGTGTTCAGCGACGCGGACGGCGAGTCGGCGGTGGTGCTCGATCACGCTGCCCTGGGGCGCCAGGAGGCCGCCGTGGCCTATGCACGCATCTATCGCACCGACCGCAATCTCCTGGACGAGGAGCGTCAGCGGACCCGGCGTCAGCCCTGCCTGAGTTTTCTCGCCGGCGCGCTGTTCGCGGTACCCCTGGAACAGGTGGCCGAGGTCTTGCCGCTGCCGCCGCGCTATCTGCGCCTGGGGCAGCGCGATCCACGACTGCTGGGGCTGCTGGAAGTGCGGGGGCAGCAGATCACCCTGGTCTGCCTCCGTACCCTGGCGGGGGAAACGGCGGTCGAGTCCGCCGCCAGCGATCAGGTGATCGTGGTTCAGGGCGAGCGTCAGCGCCTGGGCTTCGTGGTCCAGCGGGTAGAGGCCATCGAGAGCTTTACCGATCTGCGCGAGGATGCCCTGGCACGCAGCTGGCAATTGCCGGAGGACGGCCGGCTGGCGGCGCAGCGGGCGCTGAGTTGGGTAGGTATCGGTACGGCGGGTAATAGTCGTCAGGCGACTCTGATCGACCTGCTCGGGCTGGTCCGCCGCTTCGAAGGCCAGGCCAGCCAGCAGGGTTTGCCGGTCAATTGA
- a CDS encoding histidine phosphatase family protein — protein MPLPLPTPLLVIRHGETDWNASGRLQGRQDIPLNARGRAQAQAVGLALRERYDIGPFACLSSPLQRASETLELILAQLPGTPRSLGQDARLAEKAFGDWEGLDMPTIAQRYPEQHASRAAEPYTFRVPGGESYADATERVRPLLEALDGPTLLVAHGALIRSLLVATGLASPEVATRMVIHQGRWLELTAEGYRWYSAAGWGEQP, from the coding sequence TTGCCTTTGCCTTTGCCCACTCCCTTGCTGGTGATCCGTCACGGCGAAACCGACTGGAACGCCAGCGGCCGCCTGCAAGGACGCCAGGACATCCCGTTGAACGCTCGTGGTCGCGCCCAGGCGCAGGCCGTCGGCCTCGCCCTGCGCGAACGCTACGACATAGGTCCCTTCGCCTGCCTGAGCAGTCCGCTGCAGCGCGCCAGCGAAACCCTCGAGCTGATCCTCGCGCAACTGCCCGGTACCCCAAGGAGCCTGGGCCAGGACGCGCGCCTGGCGGAAAAGGCCTTTGGCGACTGGGAAGGCCTGGACATGCCCACCATCGCCCAGCGCTATCCCGAGCAGCACGCCAGCCGCGCTGCCGAGCCCTATACCTTTCGGGTACCGGGTGGGGAAAGCTATGCGGATGCGACCGAGCGGGTTCGCCCGCTGCTGGAGGCGCTCGATGGCCCCACCCTGCTGGTGGCCCACGGCGCCCTGATCCGCAGCCTGCTGGTAGCGACCGGCCTGGCCAGCCCCGAGGTGGCCACCCGGATGGTCATCCACCAGGGCCGTTGGCTGGAACTCACGGCCGAGGGCTATCGGTGGTACAGCGCCGCCGGCTGGGGCGAGCAGCCTTAA
- a CDS encoding GAF domain-containing sensor histidine kinase: MSSHPSSAVESLELLASLDSVAALLRVVCEVSGLGVATIAEVTDQRWIACAVEDRIAYGLQPGAELDLESTLCNHVRSSHDAVVISDVEQNPTYCDHPAPSLYGWKSYLSVPVFRPNGTFFGTLCAFDPRPAPRLEQGSVITTLEGFARLLGELLAREEQRRDEMPGPRGDSDLQTLREQLLVLFEQDLQRPLQALATQDSQARDGQAEAGRLAGRCGEAADFVRTRLGLGLPLKLALEDGVNERLASLLATLQARFPDRHFNGDLPVLPAALRLDLPHLLQAVGALLEHAAVQSPAGDTLVLRGALEERSYQLEVNSSAATVDPATLAQLFQPALTQADAQRPAGLALGLYLAQEIARGHGGSLIARLENGRQRFILTLPTALD; this comes from the coding sequence ATGTCCAGTCACCCCTCCAGCGCCGTGGAAAGCCTTGAACTGCTGGCGTCGCTGGATTCCGTCGCGGCGCTCCTGCGCGTCGTGTGCGAGGTCAGCGGCCTCGGTGTCGCCACCATCGCGGAGGTCACCGACCAGCGCTGGATCGCCTGCGCCGTGGAGGATCGGATCGCCTACGGCCTGCAACCCGGCGCGGAGCTGGATCTCGAGTCCACCCTCTGCAATCACGTGCGCTCTTCCCACGACGCCGTGGTCATCAGCGACGTGGAACAGAATCCCACCTACTGTGACCATCCGGCGCCCAGCCTCTATGGCTGGAAGAGCTATCTGTCAGTACCCGTATTCCGCCCCAATGGCACCTTCTTCGGCACCCTCTGCGCCTTCGATCCTCGACCCGCTCCGCGACTGGAACAGGGCTCGGTGATCACCACCCTGGAAGGGTTCGCCCGCTTGCTGGGCGAGCTGCTCGCACGCGAAGAGCAACGCCGTGACGAAATGCCCGGACCGCGCGGCGACAGCGATCTGCAAACGCTGCGCGAGCAGTTGCTGGTGCTTTTTGAACAGGACCTGCAGCGGCCGTTGCAGGCGCTGGCCACCCAGGATTCCCAGGCCCGCGACGGGCAAGCCGAGGCCGGCAGGCTGGCCGGGCGCTGTGGCGAGGCGGCCGACTTCGTACGGACGCGCCTGGGGCTGGGCCTGCCCTTGAAGCTGGCGCTGGAGGATGGCGTGAACGAACGTCTCGCCAGCTTGCTCGCGACACTGCAGGCGCGTTTTCCCGATCGGCATTTCAACGGCGACTTGCCCGTGCTGCCGGCTGCGCTCCGGCTCGATCTGCCGCACCTCCTGCAGGCGGTGGGCGCCCTGCTCGAGCACGCCGCCGTCCAGAGCCCTGCGGGTGACACCCTCGTCCTGCGCGGTGCGCTCGAAGAGCGCAGCTACCAACTCGAGGTGAACAGCAGCGCCGCCACGGTGGACCCTGCTACCCTGGCCCAACTGTTCCAGCCCGCGCTGACCCAGGCCGACGCGCAACGACCCGCCGGCCTGGCGCTGGGCCTCTATCTCGCCCAGGAGATCGCCCGCGGCCATGGCGGCAGTTTGATCGCCCGCCTGGAGAACGGTCGTCAGCGCTTCATCCTGACTCTACCCACTGCCCTGGATTGA
- the tyrS gene encoding tyrosine--tRNA ligase has protein sequence MDSTTQDLLATLEARGFVHQTTDRDGLARAFAAGPVTGYLGFDATADSLHVGHLQGLMLMRWLQRAGHPILLLIGGATTRIGDPSFRDSSRPVLTDGQIALNMAGIAKAFHRYLEVGDGHGRAQVVDNAEWLDGLGYLDFLGAVGRHFSINRLLTFDAIKNRLDREHSLSFEEFGYTLLQAYDFVELSRRYGCTLQLGGADQWANIINGVELSRRQGGPQLYGLTMPLLATRDGRKMGKSAQGAVWLNEERLSAFDFWQFWRNCDDADVERFLALFTELPLDEVRRLGALGGAEINLAKTVLANEATRLAHGERAQREAEAAAAEVFADRDGAGQLPEIALTRKELEEGVSLVELLVAAGLQPSRSAVRRLAEGGGLRLGEQPVMDPDIRLTLTDAGRRVSLGKKRHLRITLTD, from the coding sequence ATGGACAGCACCACGCAAGACCTGCTCGCCACCCTCGAAGCCCGCGGTTTCGTCCACCAGACCACCGACCGGGATGGCCTCGCGCGCGCCTTCGCTGCCGGGCCGGTGACCGGCTATCTCGGCTTCGACGCCACCGCCGACAGCCTCCACGTCGGCCATCTGCAAGGCCTGATGCTGATGCGCTGGCTGCAGCGTGCCGGCCATCCCATCCTCTTGCTGATCGGTGGCGCCACCACCCGCATTGGCGACCCCAGTTTCCGCGACAGCAGTCGCCCGGTACTCACCGACGGCCAGATCGCCCTGAACATGGCCGGCATCGCCAAGGCCTTTCACCGCTATCTCGAAGTGGGCGATGGCCACGGTCGTGCCCAGGTGGTGGACAACGCCGAGTGGCTCGACGGCCTGGGCTACCTGGATTTTCTCGGCGCCGTGGGCCGGCATTTTTCCATCAACCGGCTGCTCACCTTCGATGCCATCAAGAATCGTCTCGACCGCGAGCACTCGCTGTCCTTCGAGGAATTCGGCTACACCCTGCTGCAGGCCTACGACTTCGTCGAGCTGTCGCGGCGCTATGGCTGCACCCTGCAACTAGGCGGCGCGGACCAGTGGGCCAACATCATCAACGGCGTGGAGCTGTCGCGCCGTCAGGGCGGCCCTCAGCTCTATGGTCTGACCATGCCGCTGCTGGCCACCCGTGATGGGCGCAAGATGGGCAAGTCGGCTCAGGGCGCGGTCTGGCTCAACGAGGAGCGGCTGTCGGCCTTCGACTTCTGGCAGTTCTGGCGCAACTGCGACGATGCCGACGTCGAACGTTTCCTGGCCCTGTTTACCGAATTGCCGTTGGACGAGGTTCGCCGACTGGGCGCCCTGGGCGGCGCGGAAATCAACCTGGCCAAGACGGTGCTGGCCAACGAGGCGACGCGGCTCGCCCATGGCGAGAGGGCACAGCGCGAGGCCGAGGCGGCGGCCGCCGAGGTATTCGCCGATCGAGACGGCGCGGGTCAGCTGCCGGAAATCGCCCTGACTCGCAAAGAGCTGGAAGAGGGCGTCAGCCTGGTCGAATTGTTGGTGGCAGCCGGGCTGCAGCCTTCGCGCAGTGCGGTGCGTCGCCTGGCGGAAGGCGGTGGCCTGCGCCTGGGCGAGCAGCCGGTGATGGATCCCGATATCCGTCTAACGCTGACGGACGCCGGGCGGCGGGTAAGTCTGGGCAAGAAAAGACATTTGCGCATCACGTTGACGGACTGA
- a CDS encoding SDR family NAD(P)-dependent oxidoreductase, which produces MATAKGRLRVVTGDLCDPDLGTRLLEESRPGSLDRLIVNAGIMGPAEEDGQRATAAELGELFLTNAVAPLRLLDVLAPRMAAEGVMACLSSQMGSISLARSAEMPLYGASKAALNSLLQSWVAGRQPAFAVLALHPGWVRTELGGASAPVEVADSVAGLVATIEARVGQSGSAFLDYQGQALPW; this is translated from the coding sequence GTGGCGACTGCCAAGGGCCGGCTGCGGGTGGTGACCGGCGATCTGTGCGATCCCGACCTCGGCACACGACTGCTGGAAGAGTCGCGTCCTGGCTCGCTGGATCGGCTGATCGTCAACGCCGGCATCATGGGGCCGGCAGAAGAGGACGGGCAGCGGGCGACGGCTGCGGAGCTGGGCGAGCTGTTCCTCACCAATGCCGTGGCGCCCCTGCGGTTGCTGGATGTCCTGGCGCCGCGAATGGCCGCCGAGGGGGTGATGGCCTGTCTGAGTTCGCAGATGGGCAGCATCAGCCTGGCGCGGTCCGCCGAGATGCCGCTCTATGGCGCCAGCAAGGCAGCGCTGAACAGCCTGCTGCAGAGCTGGGTGGCCGGGCGGCAACCGGCCTTCGCGGTGCTGGCACTGCATCCGGGCTGGGTCCGCACCGAGCTGGGCGGGGCAAGCGCCCCGGTCGAAGTCGCCGATAGTGTGGCTGGTCTGGTCGCGACGATCGAGGCCCGGGTTGGCCAAAGCGGCAGCGCCTTTCTCGACTACCAAGGCCAGGCCTTGCCCTGGTGA
- a CDS encoding SDR family NAD(P)-dependent oxidoreductase: MRIDDRTFLVTGAGSGLGAATAGLLVAAGARVALLDLQADAVQAQAERLGDQALALPVDVTDAGALSAAIDSLMERWGSLQGAINCAGIVGGARILGRNGPHDLAAFARIVTVNLVGSFNVLRLAAAAMAQGEADEGGERGVIINTASIAAFDGQIGQAAYAASKGGVASLTLPAARELAGQGIRVMTIAPGVFETPMMAGMTPEVRDALAANVPFPPRLGRGEEFAALVRHIIENPMLNGEVIRLDGALRMAPR, encoded by the coding sequence ATGCGCATCGATGATCGAACCTTCCTGGTAACCGGCGCCGGCTCCGGCCTCGGCGCGGCCACCGCCGGGCTGCTGGTGGCGGCAGGCGCCCGGGTGGCGCTGTTGGATCTGCAGGCCGATGCCGTGCAGGCCCAGGCCGAACGCCTCGGCGACCAGGCCCTGGCGCTGCCGGTGGACGTGACCGATGCTGGAGCCCTGAGCGCCGCCATCGACAGCCTTATGGAACGTTGGGGCAGTCTGCAGGGCGCGATCAACTGCGCCGGTATCGTCGGTGGCGCCCGCATCCTCGGGCGCAATGGGCCGCACGATCTGGCGGCCTTCGCCCGCATCGTCACCGTCAATCTGGTGGGCAGCTTCAATGTCTTGCGCCTGGCCGCGGCCGCTATGGCCCAAGGTGAGGCCGACGAGGGCGGCGAGCGCGGCGTGATCATCAATACCGCCTCCATTGCCGCCTTCGATGGCCAGATCGGCCAGGCCGCCTATGCTGCCTCCAAGGGTGGGGTCGCCTCTCTCACCCTGCCGGCTGCTCGCGAACTGGCCGGGCAGGGGATCCGGGTCATGACCATCGCGCCTGGGGTGTTCGAGACGCCCATGATGGCCGGCATGACCCCTGAGGTCCGCGATGCCCTGGCCGCCAATGTGCCCTTTCCACCGCGGCTCGGGCGGGGCGAGGAATTCGCCGCCCTGGTCCGCCACATCATCGAGAATCCCATGCTCAACGGCGAGGTGATCCGCCTCGACGGCGCCCTGCGCATGGCCCCGCGCTAG
- a CDS encoding acetyl-CoA C-acyltransferase translates to MNDPIVIVAAARTPMGALGGELAALSAPQLGSAVVRAVLERAGWSPERVDEVLLGCVLPAGLGQAPARQAALGAGLAQTTRCTTLNKMCGSGMQATILGHDLLRAGSAEVVVAGGMESMSRAPYLLEKARSGYRLGHGALIDSMFLDGLEDAYEPGRLMGTFAEDCAARLGIGRERQDAYAQQSLARARQAQASGAFAAEIVPVEVVTRKEILRLDTDEQPRRADPARIPTLKPAFREGGTVTAANASSISDGAAALLLMRASTAAHEGLTPLATIRGHAAHAGVPGDFPTAPIGAIRTLLERIDWQLGDVDLFEINEAFAVVALAAQDALGLDPERLNVHGGACALGHPIGASGARILVTLIQALRHRGLRRGVAAICIGGGEATALALELNN, encoded by the coding sequence ATGAACGACCCCATTGTCATCGTCGCCGCTGCCCGTACGCCAATGGGCGCCCTGGGGGGCGAGCTGGCCGCGCTGTCGGCGCCGCAATTGGGCAGTGCCGTGGTGCGCGCGGTACTGGAGCGGGCCGGCTGGTCGCCCGAGCGAGTCGACGAGGTGCTGCTGGGCTGCGTCCTCCCCGCGGGCCTTGGCCAGGCCCCCGCGCGCCAGGCCGCCCTCGGTGCTGGCCTGGCCCAGACGACGCGCTGTACCACCCTGAACAAGATGTGCGGCTCGGGCATGCAGGCGACCATCCTCGGTCATGACCTGTTGCGTGCCGGCAGTGCCGAGGTGGTGGTGGCAGGTGGCATGGAAAGCATGAGCCGTGCGCCTTATCTGCTGGAAAAGGCCCGCAGCGGCTACCGCCTCGGCCATGGCGCCCTGATCGACAGCATGTTTCTCGACGGCCTGGAAGACGCCTATGAACCCGGGCGCCTGATGGGGACCTTCGCCGAGGATTGCGCGGCGCGCCTGGGCATCGGCCGCGAACGCCAGGATGCCTATGCTCAGCAGTCTCTCGCACGGGCACGCCAGGCCCAGGCCAGTGGCGCCTTTGCCGCCGAGATCGTCCCGGTGGAGGTAGTGACGCGCAAGGAGATCCTGCGCCTCGACACCGACGAGCAACCCCGCCGCGCCGACCCTGCGCGGATTCCCACGCTCAAGCCGGCCTTCCGCGAAGGCGGCACCGTGACCGCGGCCAATGCCAGCTCCATCTCCGATGGCGCAGCGGCGCTGCTGCTGATGCGCGCCAGCACGGCCGCGCATGAAGGCCTGACGCCGCTGGCGACCATCCGTGGCCACGCCGCCCATGCCGGGGTGCCGGGCGACTTTCCCACCGCCCCCATCGGCGCCATCCGCACGCTGCTCGAGCGCATCGACTGGCAGTTGGGTGATGTCGACCTCTTCGAGATCAACGAAGCCTTCGCCGTGGTGGCGCTGGCTGCCCAGGATGCCCTGGGGCTGGACCCGGAGCGGCTGAACGTGCACGGTGGTGCCTGTGCCCTGGGCCACCCCATCGGTGCCTCCGGCGCGCGCATCCTGGTGACCCTGATCCAGGCGCTGCGCCACCGTGGCTTGCGCCGGGGCGTGGCCGCCATTTGCATCGGCGGCGGCGAGGCCACCGCGTTGGCGCTGGAACTCAACAACTAG